From one Lycium ferocissimum isolate CSIRO_LF1 chromosome 5, AGI_CSIRO_Lferr_CH_V1, whole genome shotgun sequence genomic stretch:
- the LOC132055716 gene encoding DNA excision repair protein ERCC-1 — MEKAEQEGGGEKNKSFVIQIPSYEEVMESSQPKTTSSLFNPNPSFSQAFKSIKNSEFYSPPPPPHPSSSSQTATPRPVNNSSDVPTSSSSSTPSSSANRNAILVSNRQKGNPLLKHIRNVRWTFADIVCDYLLGQNTCALYLSLRYHLLHPDYLYFRIRELQKNYRLRIILCHVDVEDVVKPLLEVTRTSLLHDCTLLCGWSLEECGRYLETIKVYENKPADLIQGQMDGDYLSRLNHALTAIRHVNKTDVVTLGSTFGSLSHVMDASMEDLARCPGIGERKVKRLYDAFHEPFKREVPKRQCIPETSVANESHPGSSSTKEDEKEVGVTSNCEKKEPEVTVKSALSAAFAKYAHKVARKKNKPQEEEEGNCSVNEKAKTGDTNGSNEG; from the exons ATGGAGAAGGCAGAGCAGGAAGGAGGAGGAGAGAAGAATAAGAGCTTTGTGATACAGATTCCTTCATATGAAGAAGTTATGGAGAGTTCTCAGCCCAAAACGACATCGTCTCTGTTCAaccctaacccttctttctctCAAGCCTTCAAATCCATCAAGAACTCCGAATTCTACTCCCCTCCCCCGCCACCTCATCCTTCTTCGTCCTCTCAAACCGCCACTCCCAG ACCGGTTAATAATAGTTCAGATGTTCCCACTTCATCATCTTCGTCTACGCCTTCATCTTCAGCTAATCGAAATGCTATACTTGTAAGCAATAGACAG AAGGGCAATCCGTTGCTAAAACATATCAGGAATGTGAGGTGGACTTTTGCAGATATTGTTTGTGACTACTTATTGGGCCAGAACACTTGTGCTCTTTATTTAAG CCTCCGGTATCATCTGCTTCATCCAGACTACTTGTATTTTCGGATAAGGGAATTGCAGAAGAACTACAGACTCCGCATAATTTTGTGCCATGTTGATGTT GAAGATGTTGTCAAGCCTTTACTTGAAGTTACCAGAACTTCTCTCCTTCATGATTGCACTCTGTTATGCGGATGGAG TTTGGAAGAATGCGGACGGTACTTGGAGACGATAAAGGTTTATGAAAATAAGCCTGCCGACCTCATTCAGGGCCAAATGGATGGAGACTACCTATCACGG CTGAATCATGCTCTGACGGCAATACGACATGTTAACAAAACAGATGTTGTGACTCTTGGCTCAACATTTGGG TCTCTTTCTCACGTGATGGATGCATCTATGGAAGATCTTGCTCGTTGCCCTGGCATAGGAGAGCGTAag GTAAAACGTTTGTATGATGCTTTTCATGAACCTTTCAAGCGAGAAGTGCCAAAACGCCAATGCATTCCAGAAACTTCAGTCGCTAATGAATCTCATCCTGGTTCCAGCAGTACGAAGGAAGATGAGAAGGAAGTAGGGGTTACAAGCAATTGTGAGAAGAAAGAACCCGAAGTAACTGTCAAATCGGCACTTTCTGCTGCTTTTGCTAAGTACGCACACAAAGTTGCCAGAAAGAAGAATAAACcacaagaagaggaagaaggaaATTGTAGTGTTAATGAAAAAGCTAAAACTGGAGATACGAATGGCAGCAACGAGGGCTGA
- the LOC132055718 gene encoding pentatricopeptide repeat-containing protein At2g02980, chloroplastic-like gives MRRMNQKLTCNKPTDKYSLIKLIDSSISSNWFANTALLFHDYSHFVDCNLCNTLIKRYADSKCHSRSIFIYTQMRKLNILPDSSTFPSLLKSVAQLCYGEVGKSIHCNAIQLGFTCDVYTNTALVYMYGICQQPDDARQLFDEIPERNVVTWNALITSYTHNRRFREAIDVFREMLACGVKPGEVTMVGVLSACSHLGALNQGRWIHDYIVRNRLRMNVYVGTALIDMYAKCGDIDEAKKVFESMGVRNVYTWNVLISAYAMNGQGEAALEAFDRMVVEDFKPDDVSFVGVLCACCHQGFVEEGRRRFSRMINQFGLQPKIMHYGSMIDLLGRGGFLDEAMEMIHSMKLKPDAIIWRILLGACRFHGREELGEFAFRKLLELEPMNGENYVLISNVHTQRKKWTEVGEVRELMDRGGIKKIPGCSSIEIENEVYEFKASDPLKTGHEEIHKMLEDMKNQLKLAGYVPEKEMVLYDINEEEKEHNLIYHSEKLALAYGLLYSSEPTLRIMKNLRICQDCHQFFKLASAIYKRNIVVRDIKRFHHFTGGLCSCKDYW, from the coding sequence ATGCGCCGCATGAACCAAAAGCTAACCTGCAATAAACCCACTGACAAATACTCGCTTATTAAACTAATTGATTCTTCTATCTCTTCAAATTGGTTTGCTAATACTGCTCTTCTATTCCACGACTACTCTCATTTCGTTGATTGTAATTTATGTAATACACTTATTAAACGCTATGCGGATTCAAAATGTCACTCGCgttcaatttttatttacaCCCAAATGCGTAAACTCAATATCCTTCCTGATTCCTCAACATTCCCTAGCCTTCTCAAATCAGTTGCTCAGTTATGTTACGGAGAAGTTGGAAAATCCATACATTGTAATGCAATTCAGTTGGGTTTCACTTGTGATGTTTATACAAACACTGCTCTTGTCTACATGTATGGGATTTGTCAACAACCCGATGATGCACGCCAGCTGTTCGATGAAATTCCTGAGAGAAATGTGGTTACGTGGAATGCGTTGATAACGAGTTATACGCATAATAGGAGGTTTAGGGAAGCAATTGATGTGTTTAGGGAAATGTTAGCTTGTGGGGTTAAACCAGGTGAGGTTACTATGGTTGGCGTTTTATCGGCTTGCTCTCATTTAGGAGCTTTGAATCAAGGGCGGTGGATCCATGATTATATTGTGAGGAATCGGTTGAGAATGAATGTATACGTTGGTACTGCGTTGATCGATATGTATGCTAAATGTGGAGATATTGATGAGGCGAAAAAGGTGTTTGAGAGTATGGGAGTTAGAAATGTTTATACTTGGAATGTATTGATTTCGGCGTATGCAATGAATGGACAAGGCGAGGCTGCATTAGAGGCTTTTGATAGGATGGTTGTTGAAGACTTTAAGCCTGATGATGTTAGTTTCGTGGGTGTTTTGTGCGCTTGCTGTCACCAAGGTTTTGTTGAGGAAGGTAGAAGGCGGTTCTCAAGAATGATAAATCAGTTTGGATTGCAGCCGAAGATCATGCATTATGGGTCTATGATTGATCTACTTGGACGTGGTGGATTCTTGGATGAAGCTATGGAAATGATTCATTCTATGAAACTAAAACCAGACGCAATAATATGGAGGATACTACTTGGTGCCTGTAGATTTCATGGAAGAGAAGAACTTGGTGAATTTGCTTTCCGTAAGCTTCTGGAACTGGAACCGATGAACGGGGAAAACTACGTGTTAATATCAAATGTTCACActcaaagaaagaaatggaCTGAAGTTGGAGAAGTTAGGGAATTGATGGACAGGGGCGGAATCAAAAAGATTCCTGGATGCAGTtcaattgaaattgaaaatgaaGTATATGAGTTTAAGGCATCTGATCCACTTAAAACAGGGCATGAGGAAATCCATAAGATGTTGGAAGACATGAAAAATCAGTTGAAATTAGCTGGTTATGTGCCTGAAAAAGAGATGGTTCTGTATGATATTAATGAAGAGGAAAAGGAGCATAATCTTATATACCACAGTGAAAAGCTTGCTCTTGCATATGGGCTGCTATATTCATCTGAACCTACATTAAGGATAATGAAGAATTTAAGGATTTGTCAGGACTGCCACCAATTCTTTAAGCTTGCTTCAGCTATTTATAAAAGGAATATTGTTGTTAGAGATATAAAGCGCTTCCATCATTTCACTGGAGGTCTTTGCTCATGCAAAGATTATTGGTGA